From Caretta caretta isolate rCarCar2 chromosome 3, rCarCar1.hap1, whole genome shotgun sequence, a single genomic window includes:
- the GALM gene encoding galactose mutarotase translates to MTEVTREVFGHLPQKGGRGGAVEKFLLKSDSVKVEIISLGCIITALETKGRDGNLSDIVLGFDRLEGYVNKHPYFGATIGRVANRIANGKFTVEGKEYQLALNNPPNSLHGGNKGFDKVLWTPEVLLNGIRFSRMSPDGEEGYPGELKAWVTYTLDGGELVINYRAQSSNTTPVSLTNHAYFNLAGQGSHDIYDHEVSIEADSYLPVDDTLIPTGEVAAVQDTAFDLRKPVELGRHMQQFQLPGFDHNFCLERSEARRYCARAHHPPSGRTMEVYTSQPGIQFYTGNFLDGSLEGKGGSVYPKHSAFCLETQNWPDAVNKPHFPSALLRPGEEYNHTTWLKFTAA, encoded by the exons ATGACAGAGGTGACCAGAGAGGTGTTTGGACACTTGCCTcagaagggaggaagaggaggggctgtTGAAAAGTTCCTGCTGAAATCAGACAGTGTTAAAGTGGAGATTATCTCCTTAGGCTGTATAATCACTGCACTGGAAACCAAAGGCAGGGATGGGAACCTCTCCGACATTGTCCTGGGCTTTGATCGCTTGGAAG GTTATGTCAACAAACACCCCTATTTTGGAGCCACTATTGGGCGAGTTGCTAACAGAATTGCTAACGGGAAATTCACAGTGGAAGGAAAAGAGTATCAGTTGGCCCTCAACAACCCACCCAACAGCCTGCAtggagggaacaaagggtttgacAAG GTTCTCTGGACCCCGGAGGTGCTGCTAAATGGCATACGCTTCTCCAGAATGAGCCCAGATGGCGAGGAAGGGTATCCTGGGGAACTAAAAGCCTGGGTGACCTACACGCTCGATGGTGGGGAACTAGTGATAAACTACCGAGCTCAAAGCAGCAACACTACCCCTGTTAGCCTGACAAACCATGCCTACTTCAATCTAGCAGGCCAG GGATCACATGATATCTACGACCATGAGGTCTCCATAGAAGCAGACTCTTACTTGCCTGTGGATGACACCCTGATCCCTACTG GAGAGGTGGCTGCGGTGCAGGACACCGCTTTTGATCTGAGGAAGCCGGTGGAGCTTGGAAGACACATGCAGCAGTTTCAGCTCCCTGGCTTTGACCATAACTTCTGTTTGGAACGGTCGGAGGCTCGACGCTACTGTGCAAG AGCTCACCATCCCCCTAGTGGCAGGACGATGGAAGTTTATACCTCTCAGCCTGGGATCCAGTTCTACACTGGAAATTTCCTGGACGGCTCGCTGGAGGGCAAAGGGGGCTCTGTGTATCCCAAGCATTCAGCCTTCTGCCTTGAAACACAGAACTGGCCAGATGCGGTTAATAAG CCCCATTTCCCCAGTGCGCTGCTGCGGCCAGGAGAGGAGTATAACCACACAACTTGGCTCAAGTTTACTGCAGCTTGA